A DNA window from Halanaerobium saccharolyticum subsp. saccharolyticum DSM 6643 contains the following coding sequences:
- a CDS encoding ATP-grasp domain-containing protein: MKNCKNTNLIITSFSSRAAAECFSTFKNLNIYCFDFFGDLDLKEIVDYSFSLKEKKLVFKTEELYKAIKKFLVQNKNQNYYLIYGSDWDNHPELLYKLEQFENLKLRGNSAAVISKLNKKESLKNLFQIAENFGFKTPELFLSHKKIINFQRQAKNDFLIKPYHSGGGLEIKTIKELKNKEKKFKDIFTKKKDDFYLEEFIEGENRSCQFAADGENAEIMAFTRELKAAEVNPYLKKSFKYAGNILIKEEKKEIEIIEKFIKNITSRYSLQGINGIDYIKNNQGIFFIELNPRFTAAVELLIPFFQEDFLKIYLKNEVANDYLIKYLQKDFAFSTKLIYYAEQNFKLKHDLRKIFQRIKNNKIANNFIDSKIEIKDLPIKGEKFDKGDPVFTLIIKTKNKNCYLEIKNLLFSEFGKYFKEQS; encoded by the coding sequence ATGAAAAACTGTAAAAACACAAATTTAATTATAACATCTTTTTCCAGCAGAGCAGCAGCAGAATGTTTTTCAACTTTTAAAAATCTAAATATATATTGCTTTGATTTTTTTGGAGACCTTGATTTAAAAGAAATTGTTGACTATTCATTTTCTTTAAAAGAAAAAAAGCTGGTTTTTAAAACAGAAGAATTATATAAAGCAATAAAAAAATTTTTGGTTCAAAATAAAAATCAAAATTATTATTTGATTTATGGTTCTGACTGGGATAATCATCCAGAACTGCTTTATAAATTAGAACAATTTGAAAATCTAAAACTCAGGGGTAATTCAGCAGCAGTTATTTCTAAATTAAATAAAAAAGAAAGTCTGAAAAATTTATTTCAAATAGCTGAAAATTTTGGCTTTAAGACCCCTGAGTTGTTTTTAAGTCACAAAAAAATAATTAATTTTCAGAGGCAAGCAAAAAATGATTTTTTGATCAAGCCTTATCATAGTGGTGGCGGCTTAGAGATAAAAACAATTAAAGAACTGAAAAATAAAGAAAAAAAATTTAAAGATATTTTCACTAAGAAAAAAGATGATTTTTATCTGGAAGAATTTATTGAAGGAGAAAATAGGTCCTGTCAATTTGCAGCTGATGGCGAAAATGCTGAAATAATGGCTTTTACAAGAGAACTAAAAGCAGCTGAAGTTAATCCATATTTGAAAAAAAGTTTTAAATATGCAGGTAATATTTTAATAAAAGAAGAAAAAAAAGAAATAGAAATTATAGAAAAATTTATTAAAAATATCACCAGCAGATATTCACTGCAGGGGATTAATGGAATTGATTATATAAAAAATAATCAGGGAATATTTTTTATAGAGTTAAACCCTCGGTTTACAGCAGCAGTAGAACTTTTAATTCCATTTTTTCAAGAAGATTTTCTTAAAATATATTTAAAAAATGAAGTAGCCAATGATTATTTGATAAAATATTTACAAAAAGATTTTGCTTTTTCTACAAAATTAATTTATTATGCTGAGCAAAATTTTAAACTAAAGCATGATCTTAGAAAAATATTTCAAAGAATTAAAAATAACAAAATAGCTAATAATTTTATTGATTCTAAGATTGAAATTAAGGATTTACCGATAAAAGGAGAAAAATTTGATAAAGGCGATCCTGTTTTTACTCTAATTATTAAAACTAAAAATAAAAATTGCTATCTGGAAATAAAGAATTTGCTTTTTTCTGAGTTTGGAAAATATTTTAAAGAACAAAGTTAA
- a CDS encoding molybdopterin dinucleotide binding domain-containing protein — translation MSDNTFILITGRTIKQGMASVSGKKSDNYKKETSYVEVSQNVLDRLNIEEGEAVILKSEAGSIEVKCKAADLEEDIVFMPYGPTANTLIGTDTGGTGMPNSKSNVVRLIRKEAQTN, via the coding sequence TTGTCTGATAATACTTTTATTTTAATAACAGGTAGAACAATAAAACAGGGAATGGCTTCAGTCTCTGGTAAAAAAAGTGATAATTATAAAAAAGAAACTTCTTATGTAGAAGTCAGTCAAAACGTACTTGATAGATTGAATATTGAAGAAGGAGAAGCTGTTATTTTAAAAAGTGAGGCTGGCAGTATCGAAGTAAAATGTAAAGCAGCTGATTTAGAAGAAGACATTGTTTTTATGCCATATGGTCCCACTGCTAATACTTTGATTGGAACTGATACAGGTGGTACCGGAATGCCTAACTCTAAAAGTAATGTGGTTAGATTAATTAGAAAGGAGGCGCAGACTAATTGA
- a CDS encoding formylmethanofuran dehydrogenase subunit B — protein sequence MTELKTFKNITCTFCGALCDNIEVKVKDNKIEELKNACAISRKKYEHALKDRTVPMINGQESTYQKVIEKAAEILKNSKNPLIYGLSSTTAEAQKNAVKLAELTGANIDSTSSVCHGPGTMAKQLVGMVTATLGEIKNRSDLMVFWGANPVEAHPNHSKRYTMLAEGLFKKSRSDREVIVFDVRKTPTAKMADQFIRVEPGKDFELLMALRLIINGKEPESKNGKIAGLDLAEIEAAAEKLKSANYGSIFYGMGLTMTGAKYMNTWAAMSLIRDLNNDQQRRFVMMPMRGHGNVAGSEITMAWQTGYPFAVNFSKAYPRYNPGEYTAVDLLANKEVDAAFIIASDPVGNLPKKAAAHLKDIPTIILDPHWNFTSDFADVVIPSALKGITASGTVYRMDHVPLHLRAFLEDEWPNDQEAVAEIGELIENA from the coding sequence TTGACAGAATTAAAAACTTTTAAGAATATAACATGTACTTTTTGTGGCGCACTCTGTGATAATATTGAGGTCAAAGTAAAAGATAATAAAATTGAAGAATTAAAAAATGCCTGTGCCATTTCCAGGAAAAAATATGAGCATGCTTTAAAAGATAGAACAGTACCAATGATTAATGGACAAGAAAGTACTTATCAAAAAGTAATAGAAAAAGCAGCTGAGATTTTAAAAAACAGTAAAAACCCATTAATTTATGGTTTAAGCAGTACTACAGCTGAGGCTCAAAAAAATGCAGTTAAGTTGGCCGAATTAACAGGGGCAAATATTGACAGCACTTCTTCAGTTTGTCATGGGCCGGGAACAATGGCCAAACAGCTTGTAGGTATGGTAACAGCAACTTTAGGTGAAATAAAAAATAGATCAGATTTAATGGTTTTCTGGGGAGCAAATCCTGTCGAAGCACACCCGAATCATTCTAAAAGATATACGATGCTTGCTGAAGGTCTCTTTAAAAAATCTCGTTCTGATCGAGAGGTAATTGTTTTTGATGTTCGTAAAACTCCAACTGCCAAAATGGCTGATCAATTTATTAGAGTTGAACCCGGTAAAGATTTCGAATTATTAATGGCTTTAAGACTGATTATCAATGGGAAAGAACCAGAAAGCAAAAATGGTAAAATAGCTGGTTTGGATCTAGCAGAAATAGAAGCAGCTGCCGAAAAATTAAAAAGTGCAAATTATGGGAGTATATTTTATGGTATGGGTTTAACAATGACAGGCGCTAAATATATGAACACCTGGGCAGCAATGAGCTTGATTAGAGACTTAAACAATGATCAGCAGAGAAGATTTGTCATGATGCCGATGCGTGGTCACGGTAATGTAGCTGGTAGTGAAATAACTATGGCCTGGCAGACCGGATATCCTTTTGCAGTTAATTTCAGTAAAGCTTATCCTCGTTATAATCCTGGAGAATATACAGCAGTAGACTTATTAGCAAATAAAGAAGTAGATGCTGCCTTTATTATTGCCTCAGATCCTGTGGGGAATTTACCCAAAAAAGCAGCTGCGCATTTAAAGGACATACCAACTATTATCCTTGATCCGCACTGGAATTTTACAAGTGATTTTGCAGATGTAGTTATACCCTCTGCTTTAAAAGGAATTACTGCTTCTGGAACAGTTTATAGAATGGATCATGTTCCACTTCATTTAAGAGCATTTCTTGAAGATGAATGGCCTAATGATCAAGAAGCAGTGGCTGAAATAGGGGAGCTGATTGAAAATGCTTAG
- a CDS encoding formylmethanofuran dehydrogenase subunit A has protein sequence MLRLKNALIYDPTNNKDGVKEDIWIQDEKIVAEPKKSVLKELKENNDLEEIDLDGKIVMAGGVDIHSHIAGPKVNSGRVLRPEDHRRDNVARKGKLRSGVGSTVPSSYVTGYRYSLMGYTTVMEAAGPPMKAKHIHEEFNDLPYIDKGFLVLSGNNYFVLKFISENNQQALKDYLGWLINATGAFGLKVVNPGGVEAWKEGKRMRGIEEKGTYFDLSPKEILLGLAQAAADLKLPHPIHLHTNDLGSAGNYQTTINTMRLLEDYRLHITHIQFSSYGKNEESKIKFATATDEIAAEINKQSKLTVDIGQLVFGEATTMTADGILEYNLHKLSGNKWVNTDVEMETGSGIVPMNYKKKNLVNDIQWATGMELFLKIDDPWKVFLTTDHPNAGPFTAYPWIIKLLMNKSYRADYISDLHAKFDEYTDLSSLDREYSLSDIAVISRSGPAKALGLKNKGHLGVGADADIAVYNNISDNDIAEVFAHPVYVFKSGRMIVKDGELLNNLEIGRTLVTKPDYDENIIELIREDFQKYYSISIDNYSVTDNYYDKVEVIPCTTRE, from the coding sequence ATGCTTAGACTTAAAAATGCTTTAATTTATGATCCAACTAATAATAAAGATGGGGTTAAAGAAGATATCTGGATTCAAGATGAGAAAATAGTTGCTGAACCTAAGAAATCAGTTTTAAAAGAATTAAAGGAAAATAATGACTTAGAAGAGATAGATTTAGACGGGAAAATTGTAATGGCTGGTGGAGTCGATATTCATTCTCATATAGCAGGACCAAAAGTGAACTCCGGCCGTGTTTTAAGACCTGAAGACCACAGACGCGATAATGTTGCCCGCAAAGGCAAACTGCGTTCTGGAGTTGGTTCAACTGTTCCTTCTAGTTATGTAACTGGTTATCGCTACAGTCTAATGGGTTATACAACTGTAATGGAGGCTGCAGGACCGCCAATGAAAGCCAAACATATCCATGAAGAATTTAATGATCTTCCCTATATTGATAAAGGGTTTTTAGTTCTAAGCGGCAATAACTATTTTGTTTTAAAATTTATCAGTGAAAATAATCAGCAGGCTTTAAAAGATTATCTTGGCTGGCTGATAAATGCTACAGGCGCTTTTGGATTAAAAGTTGTAAATCCGGGTGGAGTTGAAGCCTGGAAAGAAGGTAAGAGGATGAGAGGTATTGAAGAAAAAGGGACATATTTTGATTTAAGCCCTAAAGAAATATTGCTGGGTTTGGCCCAAGCAGCGGCAGATCTTAAATTACCACATCCAATCCATCTTCATACAAATGATCTTGGCTCAGCTGGAAATTATCAAACGACAATAAACACTATGAGATTATTAGAAGACTATAGACTGCATATAACCCATATTCAATTTAGCAGTTATGGAAAAAATGAAGAATCAAAAATAAAATTTGCAACTGCTACCGATGAAATCGCAGCAGAAATAAATAAACAATCAAAACTAACAGTTGATATTGGACAGCTGGTGTTTGGAGAAGCTACAACCATGACTGCAGATGGAATCTTGGAATATAATCTGCATAAATTATCCGGGAATAAATGGGTTAATACAGATGTTGAAATGGAAACTGGATCAGGTATTGTGCCGATGAATTATAAGAAGAAAAATTTAGTCAATGATATTCAATGGGCAACTGGAATGGAACTTTTCTTAAAAATTGATGATCCCTGGAAGGTGTTTTTAACAACAGACCATCCCAATGCTGGTCCATTTACTGCCTACCCCTGGATTATTAAGTTATTGATGAATAAAAGTTATAGAGCAGATTATATATCAGATTTACATGCTAAATTTGATGAATATACCGACCTATCTTCACTGGATAGAGAATATAGTTTGAGTGATATTGCAGTTATCAGTCGTTCTGGCCCTGCTAAAGCTTTGGGATTGAAAAACAAAGGTCATCTGGGGGTTGGGGCTGATGCCGATATAGCAGTATATAATAATATTTCTGACAATGATATTGCCGAAGTTTTTGCTCATCCTGTTTATGTATTTAAGTCTGGAAGAATGATTGTTAAAGATGGAGAACTACTAAATAATCTCGAAATTGGAAGGACTTTAGTCACTAAACCAGATTATGATGAAAATATTATAGAATTAATTCGAGAAGATTTTCAGAAATATTATAGTATTTCAATAGATAATTATTCAGTAACAGATAATTATTATGATAAAGTTGAGGTGATTCCATGCACTACCAGGGAATAG
- the fhcD gene encoding formylmethanofuran--tetrahydromethanopterin N-formyltransferase: protein MHYQGIEIEDTFAEAFTMYGTRVIVTAATEKWAEIAAREAVGFATSIIECGIEAGIEKKLSSDQTLDGRPGVSLLFFTMKEKSLLKEMRKRIGQTIMTAATTACFNGLDSDKKIKVGGNIRYFGDGFQISKLYDDRRFWRIPIMGGEFLIEESFGIQKGIGGGNIIIAGSNSETALNAAEKAVAAMRKIEGVVMPFPGGIVSSGSKVTSKYSFLNAATNTKYCPTIKAQTETNLAEEVGSVLEIVIDGLSVEATAEAMKVGIKAAAVDGVIKITAGNYGGDLGSENFYLKEILRGDLDD, encoded by the coding sequence ATGCACTACCAGGGAATAGAAATCGAAGATACCTTTGCTGAAGCATTTACCATGTATGGAACAAGGGTTATTGTGACAGCAGCAACCGAAAAATGGGCTGAAATTGCTGCTAGAGAAGCAGTAGGATTTGCAACTTCAATTATTGAATGTGGTATTGAAGCTGGAATTGAAAAAAAATTAAGTTCTGATCAAACATTAGATGGAAGACCTGGAGTTAGTTTGCTCTTTTTTACTATGAAAGAAAAATCTTTGTTAAAAGAAATGCGCAAAAGAATAGGTCAGACAATAATGACTGCAGCGACTACAGCCTGTTTTAATGGTCTTGACTCAGATAAAAAGATTAAAGTTGGCGGAAACATACGTTATTTTGGGGATGGATTTCAGATTTCAAAATTATATGATGACCGCAGATTCTGGAGAATTCCAATAATGGGGGGAGAATTTTTAATAGAAGAAAGTTTTGGGATTCAAAAGGGTATTGGCGGAGGTAATATAATTATTGCTGGATCTAATTCAGAAACTGCTTTAAATGCTGCAGAAAAAGCCGTGGCAGCAATGCGAAAAATTGAAGGGGTTGTAATGCCTTTCCCAGGGGGAATTGTTAGTAGTGGTAGTAAGGTGACGTCCAAATATTCATTTTTAAATGCTGCTACAAATACTAAATATTGTCCAACTATTAAAGCTCAGACAGAAACAAATTTAGCAGAAGAAGTCGGATCTGTCTTAGAAATCGTAATCGATGGTTTAAGTGTAGAAGCGACTGCAGAAGCAATGAAAGTGGGAATTAAAGCTGCTGCTGTTGATGGAGTTATTAAGATTACAGCAGGTAATTATGGTGGAGATCTTGGATCAGAAAACTTTTATCTCAAGGAAATTTTACGAGGTGATCTGGATGACTAA
- a CDS encoding formylmethanofuran dehydrogenase subunit C has protein sequence MTKLKLKLKKENPALIKKGNEVIGKIPVEVENIRPDLIKNMSFSELKQLEIRAGKVIYQLQDFFEIKGEPAEEIKIAGNLSNFKYLGAGMNSGTIRVKGDVGMHLGSEMSGGQIEVEGNAGDWLGAEMTGGIITVSGDAGNYIGAAFRGDKLGMNRGFIHIGGNAGNFVANKMRRGEIVINGNCGDLLGAQMIAGSVYVFGKCGKRVGAGMKRGTIVLFNELELLPTFSYNISYFPNFLNIAFRHLKNDYGIKIPDQALNSEYKRYTGDNTELGKGEILIWKKD, from the coding sequence ATGACTAAATTAAAGCTTAAATTAAAAAAAGAAAATCCAGCTTTAATAAAAAAAGGAAATGAAGTAATAGGAAAAATTCCAGTTGAAGTAGAAAATATAAGGCCAGACCTGATAAAAAATATGAGTTTTTCTGAATTAAAACAGCTTGAAATTAGAGCAGGAAAAGTAATTTATCAACTGCAGGACTTTTTTGAAATCAAAGGAGAACCAGCAGAAGAGATTAAAATTGCTGGTAACTTATCTAATTTTAAATATTTAGGTGCCGGAATGAATTCTGGTACTATTAGAGTTAAAGGTGATGTTGGCATGCATCTTGGTTCTGAAATGAGTGGTGGTCAAATAGAAGTTGAAGGTAATGCTGGTGACTGGCTGGGAGCAGAAATGACAGGTGGTATAATAACTGTATCTGGTGATGCTGGCAATTATATAGGAGCTGCTTTTAGAGGTGATAAATTAGGAATGAATCGAGGTTTTATCCACATTGGAGGTAATGCAGGTAACTTTGTAGCTAATAAAATGCGTCGAGGTGAAATAGTAATCAATGGTAACTGTGGAGATTTACTTGGAGCCCAGATGATAGCGGGTTCTGTTTATGTTTTTGGTAAATGTGGAAAAAGGGTAGGGGCTGGTATGAAAAGAGGAACTATTGTATTATTTAATGAATTAGAACTACTGCCTACCTTTAGTTATAATATAAGTTATTTCCCCAATTTTTTGAATATTGCTTTCAGGCATCTTAAAAATGATTATGGAATTAAAATTCCTGATCAAGCTTTAAATTCAGAATACAAAAGATATACAGGTGATAATACTGAATTAGGGAAAGGGGAAATTTTAATATGGAAAAAAGACTAA
- the mch gene encoding methenyltetrahydromethanopterin cyclohydrolase — protein sequence MEKRLNLNKNAVMLVKEMINEKEFLNIDAVHYNDGITVIDGGVEFKGGYRAGIFFSEICLGGLGEVDFIDYEIGDYMIPAVKVEIDHPLEACMLSQYAGWKIEKDDFFAMASGPGRILAAKEKLYKEYSDYHESRNSPAVIVLESSQLPDEKTAKYIADEMCTPCSNSYILTAPTESLVGSIQISARIIETGMHKMHELDFDLEKIESAWGICPVSPTADETLKAIGRTNDAVLYGGTAYYQFYCEDSEIEKIIDDIPASASKDYGESFLKLYQRYNNFYDIDPMLFSPARVIINNRKSGKTFKAGKINYEILKKSFFE from the coding sequence ATGGAAAAAAGACTAAATCTTAATAAAAATGCAGTTATGTTGGTTAAAGAAATGATCAATGAAAAGGAGTTCTTAAATATAGATGCTGTTCATTACAATGATGGGATAACTGTCATTGATGGAGGAGTTGAATTTAAAGGGGGGTATAGAGCCGGGATTTTTTTCTCAGAGATATGTCTAGGTGGATTAGGAGAAGTTGATTTTATCGACTATGAAATCGGAGATTATATGATTCCAGCTGTAAAAGTAGAAATTGATCATCCTTTAGAAGCCTGTATGTTGTCCCAATATGCCGGTTGGAAAATTGAAAAAGATGATTTTTTTGCTATGGCTTCTGGTCCGGGAAGAATCCTGGCTGCTAAAGAAAAATTATATAAAGAATATAGTGATTATCACGAAAGTAGAAATTCTCCAGCAGTAATTGTTTTAGAAAGTTCACAGCTTCCAGATGAAAAAACTGCAAAATACATTGCAGATGAAATGTGTACACCCTGCAGCAATAGTTATATTTTAACAGCACCTACCGAATCACTTGTGGGATCGATCCAAATCAGCGCCAGAATTATAGAGACAGGAATGCATAAAATGCATGAATTAGATTTTGATTTAGAAAAAATAGAGTCTGCCTGGGGGATATGTCCGGTGTCACCAACTGCTGATGAGACTTTAAAAGCTATTGGAAGAACTAACGATGCAGTCTTATATGGTGGTACAGCATATTATCAGTTTTACTGCGAAGACAGTGAAATAGAAAAAATAATAGATGATATTCCAGCCTCAGCTTCGAAAGATTATGGAGAAAGTTTTTTAAAGCTTTATCAAAGGTATAACAATTTCTATGATATTGATCCAATGCTTTTTAGTCCTGCTCGTGTTATAATTAATAATAGAAAAAGCGGAAAAACTTTTAAAGCAGGTAAAATAAATTATGAAATACTAAAAAAATCTTTTTTTGAATAA
- a CDS encoding ATP-grasp domain-containing protein encodes MQAVILASDNGWHIEELKRALKRKDIKAERVPITELGAAVSSNFQLKTREKILDDYDYIFVRVIPGGSLEQIILRMDILNRMAALGKKIINKPSVIEKTVDKYYTQFILADHGLPTPETFVTEDFSQALEYCEKWEDVILKPIFGSLGKGIVRLQDEDTAYRVLRAWDENNFVFYLQKYIEHGQSDIRVFVCKGEMIAASQRCGSNWKTNVARGAVSKKIDIPQHIKDMALKTAEILDLDYTGIDIVLENGSYKNAYIIEVNSIPGWYGLQQVTDFNIADKIIELMI; translated from the coding sequence TTGCAGGCAGTAATCCTTGCTTCAGATAATGGTTGGCATATTGAAGAATTAAAAAGAGCACTAAAAAGAAAAGATATTAAAGCAGAAAGAGTTCCAATAACAGAACTTGGAGCAGCAGTTTCATCTAATTTCCAGCTTAAAACAAGGGAGAAAATATTAGATGATTATGATTATATTTTTGTTAGAGTTATTCCAGGCGGTAGTCTTGAACAAATAATTTTAAGGATGGATATTTTAAATAGAATGGCTGCTCTGGGTAAGAAAATAATTAATAAACCTTCGGTCATCGAAAAAACAGTTGATAAATATTACACCCAATTTATTCTGGCTGATCATGGTCTCCCGACTCCGGAAACATTTGTCACTGAGGATTTTAGCCAGGCATTAGAATACTGCGAAAAATGGGAAGATGTGATATTAAAACCTATATTTGGTTCTTTAGGTAAAGGAATTGTCCGCTTGCAAGATGAAGATACAGCTTATAGAGTTTTAAGAGCCTGGGATGAAAATAATTTTGTTTTTTATCTCCAAAAATATATTGAGCACGGTCAAAGTGATATCAGAGTTTTTGTTTGTAAAGGAGAAATGATTGCTGCATCTCAAAGATGTGGTTCCAACTGGAAAACTAATGTTGCCAGAGGTGCTGTTAGTAAAAAAATTGATATTCCTCAGCATATTAAAGATATGGCTTTAAAAACTGCAGAAATCCTTGATTTAGATTATACAGGAATTGATATAGTTTTGGAGAATGGTAGTTATAAGAATGCTTATATAATTGAGGTAAATAGTATTCCAGGTTGGTACGGTTTGCAGCAGGTTACAGACTTTAATATAGCAGATAAAATTATTGAGTTAATGATCTAG
- a CDS encoding triphosphoribosyl-dephospho-CoA synthase — MPLSDIEIAQAVQIASLLEASAAKPGNVYPTKNFKDLNYHHFLYSSAAVFPAFLNLENKSVGKIILEGVKQTHSFIKTNTNLGILLLIAPLAAAYAGLRKKNLVKTDNKEELKQLLQQEISLILNNLTRKDAELAYEAINYSKAGNLAEVEDGDIKDRVELTLYQAMKLAQNRDQIAAEYVNDFSFTFNFAYPVFKKNQKKFSKLNDVIIQSYLEILAEQPDTLIARKWGNDFAVEISEKTKKLLNKLKNITDYKIRKQEIQKFDKYLRSKEEKINPGTTADFTAAVIFLEILISGKEIIANWANWGDVNNGSI; from the coding sequence ATGCCTTTAAGCGATATAGAAATAGCACAGGCTGTTCAAATTGCATCTTTATTGGAAGCTAGTGCAGCAAAACCTGGTAATGTTTATCCAACTAAAAATTTTAAAGATTTAAATTATCATCATTTTTTATACAGCTCAGCTGCTGTGTTTCCAGCATTTTTAAATCTGGAAAATAAATCAGTTGGAAAAATAATATTAGAGGGAGTTAAGCAAACCCATTCTTTTATCAAAACAAATACCAATTTAGGTATTCTACTTTTAATAGCTCCCTTGGCAGCAGCTTATGCTGGCCTACGAAAGAAAAATTTAGTAAAGACTGATAATAAAGAGGAATTAAAACAGCTTCTGCAGCAGGAAATAAGTCTTATTTTAAATAACTTAACCAGAAAAGATGCAGAACTAGCCTATGAGGCAATTAATTATTCTAAAGCAGGGAATCTGGCTGAAGTTGAAGATGGAGATATTAAGGATAGAGTTGAATTGACTCTCTATCAAGCAATGAAACTTGCTCAAAATCGAGATCAGATTGCAGCAGAATATGTCAATGATTTTAGTTTTACTTTTAATTTTGCCTATCCAGTTTTCAAAAAAAATCAAAAAAAATTTTCTAAGCTTAATGATGTAATAATCCAAAGTTATTTAGAAATTTTAGCTGAGCAGCCCGACACTTTAATAGCTAGGAAATGGGGTAATGATTTTGCTGTTGAAATTTCTGAGAAGACAAAAAAACTTTTAAATAAATTAAAAAATATTACAGATTATAAAATTAGAAAACAAGAAATCCAAAAATTTGATAAATATTTAAGGTCAAAAGAAGAAAAAATTAATCCAGGAACTACAGCAGATTTTACAGCAGCAGTTATATTTTTAGAAATTTTAATTTCAGGCAAGGAAATTATAGCTAACTGGGCAAACTGGGGGGATGTTAATAATGGATCAATTTAA
- the mptA gene encoding GTP cyclohydrolase MptA: MDQFKRDVQKEEPRLVVGLNRVGVKNIQKIIRIKNNNKENLFYSTIDIFVDLLPQQKGAHMSRFDETITQIIDETIQKKVMVIEDFATYMAEMARKRQNAHRAEVRIKAKYPVEEIAPASEKKTQKINTIMGRAVSTENGSRHLIGVETNGMTVCPCAQQMIKEYAEDKLEKEGFTKEQLEKVFKHIPMPSHNQRGTGILMIGSEKKIKAEKLVRIVENSMSSKVLDLLKRVDELEIVRNAHLNPRFVEDVVREMVALTLKEFDFLSDDDYFLAKQTNYEGIHSYEVYAERSGTIGEIKEEIKKAENDYLDEDYIINCNNTSSDEWLESNGGC, from the coding sequence ATGGATCAATTTAAAAGAGATGTTCAAAAAGAGGAACCTCGACTTGTGGTAGGCTTAAATAGAGTTGGTGTAAAAAATATACAAAAAATAATCAGAATAAAAAATAATAATAAAGAAAATTTATTTTATTCAACAATTGACATATTTGTAGATTTACTTCCCCAACAAAAAGGGGCGCATATGTCAAGATTTGATGAGACTATTACTCAAATAATTGATGAAACAATTCAGAAGAAAGTAATGGTTATAGAAGATTTCGCAACTTATATGGCAGAAATGGCTAGAAAAAGACAGAATGCTCATCGAGCAGAGGTCAGGATCAAAGCAAAATATCCTGTAGAAGAAATTGCACCAGCATCTGAGAAAAAAACCCAAAAAATAAATACAATAATGGGGAGAGCAGTCAGTACTGAAAATGGCAGCCGACATCTAATTGGAGTAGAAACTAATGGAATGACAGTTTGTCCCTGTGCTCAACAGATGATTAAGGAATATGCAGAAGATAAATTGGAAAAAGAAGGTTTTACTAAAGAACAGTTGGAAAAAGTTTTTAAACATATTCCTATGCCGTCCCATAATCAGCGTGGAACCGGTATTTTAATGATTGGCAGTGAGAAAAAAATTAAGGCTGAAAAATTAGTAAGAATAGTTGAAAATTCAATGAGTAGTAAAGTTTTAGATCTTTTAAAAAGGGTTGATGAGTTAGAAATTGTAAGAAATGCTCATTTGAATCCTCGATTTGTAGAAGATGTTGTTAGAGAAATGGTAGCACTGACACTTAAAGAATTTGATTTTTTAAGTGATGATGACTATTTCTTAGCTAAACAAACAAATTACGAAGGGATTCATAGTTATGAAGTCTATGCGGAAAGAAGTGGAACAATTGGCGAAATAAAAGAAGAAATAAAAAAAGCTGAAAATGATTATCTAGATGAAGATTATATTATAAATTGTAATAATACCAGTTCAGATGAATGGTTGGAATCAAATGGAGGCTGTTAA